From the Gallaecimonas kandeliae genome, one window contains:
- a CDS encoding fumarylacetoacetate hydrolase family protein, which yields MILRWRSGEPLPWATTKVVCVGRNYAEHAKELGNAVPEKPLLFMKPSTALVDLEAGFSLPADRGEVHFECELAVLLGEPLTKASEAQASAAIAGIGLALDLTLRELQNELKAKGQPWELAKAFDGSCPVSPLVPVAEVGALDALRFQLYQNGELRQDGASSDMITPIPGLLSYISQHFSLKPGDLVLTGTPKGVGKLALGDSLRLVLAERLDLQSQVG from the coding sequence ATGATCTTGCGCTGGCGATCCGGTGAGCCCCTGCCCTGGGCCACCACCAAGGTGGTCTGTGTCGGCCGTAACTATGCAGAGCATGCCAAGGAGTTGGGCAACGCCGTGCCCGAAAAACCGCTGCTGTTCATGAAACCCAGCACCGCCCTGGTGGACCTGGAGGCCGGCTTCAGCCTGCCGGCGGACAGGGGCGAGGTGCATTTCGAGTGTGAGCTGGCGGTGCTGCTGGGCGAGCCCCTGACCAAGGCCAGCGAGGCGCAGGCCAGCGCTGCCATCGCCGGCATAGGACTGGCCCTGGATCTTACCTTGCGGGAGCTGCAGAACGAGCTCAAGGCCAAGGGCCAGCCCTGGGAGCTGGCCAAGGCCTTCGACGGCAGCTGCCCCGTCTCGCCCCTGGTGCCTGTAGCCGAGGTCGGCGCTTTGGACGCCCTGCGTTTCCAGCTCTACCAGAACGGCGAGCTGCGCCAGGACGGCGCCAGCAGCGACATGATCACCCCCATCCCCGGCCTGCTGAGCTACATCAGCCAGCACTTCAGCCTCAAGCCCGGCGACCTGGTGCTGACCGGCACCCCCAAGGGCGTCGGCAAACTGGCCCTGGGCGACAGCCTGCGGCTGGTGCTGGCCGAGCGTCTGGACCTTCAAAGCCAGGTGGGCTGA